A window of Microbacterium luteolum contains these coding sequences:
- the rlmN gene encoding 23S rRNA (adenine(2503)-C(2))-methyltransferase RlmN has protein sequence MTENPRTRETRPAASASAPEGRPAQGKVRSTKPAQVRPATEGWTQQKDAEGRPLLQFASPKRGKPPVHLADLTPAERVEKVKELGLPGFRAKQLSTHYFRHYTSDPEQMTDLPADTREQLVAGMLPPLLTEVRRLETDRGDTIKFLWRLHDGALVESVLMRYPGRITLCVSSQAGCGMNCPFCATGQAGLTRNMSTAEIIEQIVRANRLIAEGGLGGKKADDHSMERVSNIVFMGMGEPLANYKRVMDAVRSMVAPQPDGLGMSARGITVSTVGLVPAIKKLSDEGIPVTFALSLHAPDDHLRDELIPVNSKWKVDEALDAAYEYYEKTGRRVSIEYALIKDMNDHAWRADLLAEKLNQRGRGWVHVNPIPLNPTPGSIWTASERDVTNEFVRRLNDAGIPTTLRDTRGKEIDGACGQLVATTEDEAASAAMA, from the coding sequence ATGACCGAGAACCCCCGCACGCGCGAGACGCGCCCCGCAGCATCCGCGTCCGCCCCCGAGGGTCGACCCGCTCAGGGCAAGGTCCGCTCGACGAAGCCTGCCCAGGTGCGTCCGGCGACCGAGGGCTGGACGCAGCAGAAGGATGCCGAGGGGCGTCCGCTCCTGCAGTTCGCGAGCCCGAAGCGGGGCAAGCCGCCTGTGCACCTCGCCGACCTCACGCCCGCTGAGCGCGTCGAGAAGGTCAAGGAGCTCGGACTCCCCGGCTTCCGGGCGAAGCAGCTCTCCACCCACTACTTCCGGCACTACACGTCGGATCCCGAGCAGATGACCGACCTTCCGGCTGACACCCGGGAGCAGCTCGTCGCCGGGATGCTGCCGCCGCTGCTCACCGAGGTGCGCCGGCTCGAGACCGACCGCGGCGACACGATCAAGTTCCTCTGGCGACTGCACGACGGCGCGCTCGTCGAGTCCGTGCTGATGCGCTACCCCGGCCGGATCACGCTCTGCGTGTCGAGCCAGGCCGGCTGCGGCATGAACTGCCCGTTCTGCGCGACCGGGCAGGCAGGCCTGACCCGCAACATGTCGACCGCCGAGATCATCGAGCAGATCGTGCGCGCGAACCGCCTCATCGCCGAGGGCGGCCTCGGCGGCAAGAAGGCCGACGACCACAGCATGGAGCGCGTCTCGAACATCGTCTTCATGGGCATGGGCGAGCCGCTGGCCAACTACAAGCGCGTCATGGATGCCGTGCGGTCGATGGTCGCCCCGCAGCCCGACGGCCTCGGCATGAGCGCCCGCGGCATCACCGTGTCGACGGTCGGACTCGTCCCGGCGATCAAGAAGCTCTCAGACGAAGGCATCCCGGTGACCTTCGCGCTCTCGCTGCACGCCCCCGACGACCACCTGCGCGACGAGCTCATCCCGGTGAACTCGAAGTGGAAGGTCGACGAGGCGCTCGACGCGGCCTACGAGTACTACGAGAAGACCGGACGCCGCGTCTCGATCGAGTACGCGCTCATCAAGGACATGAACGATCACGCGTGGCGCGCCGATCTCCTCGCCGAGAAGCTCAACCAGCGCGGACGCGGGTGGGTGCACGTGAACCCGATCCCGCTGAACCCGACTCCCGGCTCGATCTGGACCGCATCCGAGAGAGACGTCACGAACGAGTTCGTGCGCCGCCTCAACGACGCCGGCATCCCGACGACCCTCCGCGACACCCGCGGCAAGGAGATCGACGGCGCCTGCGGCCAGCTGGTCGCGACGACCGAGGACGAAGCGGCCTCGGCCGCGATGGCCTGA
- a CDS encoding TetR/AcrR family transcriptional regulator: MSSSKDGYHHGDLARALEDAAMQLLERMPAAEISLREVARAANVSHNAPYHHFADRLGLLKAIAERSMADLLEQVRAASVAADTPRGRLIEGGSAYIRFAVEHPHAFDAVYDPTVCVPGSPTATMAPLIQGLEDALAEAASAAGLDTPADGLALWGLIHGLGTLAAAGHFTLDDAVAAHAATVDRLLGEPNL, from the coding sequence ATGTCAAGTTCGAAGGACGGCTACCACCACGGCGATCTCGCCCGCGCGCTCGAGGATGCCGCGATGCAGCTGCTGGAGCGCATGCCTGCCGCCGAGATCAGCCTGCGCGAGGTCGCGCGCGCCGCGAACGTCAGCCACAACGCGCCATATCACCACTTCGCCGATCGGCTCGGGCTGCTGAAGGCCATCGCCGAGCGCAGCATGGCCGACCTGCTCGAGCAGGTGCGGGCCGCCTCTGTCGCGGCAGACACTCCCCGCGGCCGGCTCATCGAGGGCGGTTCGGCGTACATCCGCTTCGCGGTGGAGCATCCGCACGCCTTCGACGCCGTCTACGATCCGACGGTGTGCGTCCCCGGATCGCCGACCGCCACCATGGCGCCGCTCATCCAGGGTCTCGAAGACGCGCTCGCCGAAGCGGCTTCCGCGGCCGGACTCGACACCCCCGCCGACGGGCTGGCGCTGTGGGGGCTGATCCACGGACTGGGCACCCTCGCCGCCGCCGGGCACTTCACCCTCGACGACGCCGTCGCCGCGCATGCCGCGACCGTCGACCGGCTCCTCGGAGAGCCGAACCTGTGA
- a CDS encoding aminoglycoside 3'-phosphotransferase: MSFPTEQVAVPEKVRQLAHGADLVCVWDNDYGGLTFRATGAGEPFYIKWGPRNLEFSLQDEAERMAWASRWIAVPTVLEQGQDDTHEWLVTAAIDGLSAVDPRWVAEPAIAVRAVGEALRAMHDALPVDECPWEWSIASRIANAERRGIEVPDELRTAPPVDRLVVSHGDACCPNTLVGDDGRWIAHVDLALLGTADRWADIAVASMSTEWNYGTGLEDALIEAYGIEPDRERLAYYRDLWNAT, from the coding sequence ATGTCATTTCCCACCGAACAGGTCGCCGTTCCCGAGAAGGTCCGCCAGCTCGCGCATGGTGCCGACCTGGTCTGCGTCTGGGACAACGACTACGGCGGGCTCACCTTCCGAGCGACAGGTGCGGGCGAACCGTTCTACATCAAGTGGGGTCCGCGCAACCTCGAGTTCAGTCTGCAGGACGAGGCCGAGCGGATGGCCTGGGCCTCCCGCTGGATCGCCGTGCCGACCGTGCTCGAGCAGGGCCAGGACGACACGCACGAGTGGCTGGTGACCGCGGCGATCGACGGCCTCAGCGCCGTGGACCCGCGGTGGGTGGCCGAGCCCGCGATCGCCGTGCGCGCTGTCGGCGAGGCCCTGCGGGCGATGCACGACGCCCTCCCTGTCGACGAGTGCCCCTGGGAGTGGAGCATCGCCTCCCGCATCGCGAACGCCGAGCGCCGGGGCATCGAGGTGCCGGATGAGCTGCGTACCGCTCCGCCCGTCGATCGCCTCGTCGTCAGCCACGGCGACGCCTGCTGCCCGAACACTCTCGTCGGCGACGACGGGCGCTGGATCGCCCACGTCGATCTCGCGCTGCTCGGGACCGCCGACCGCTGGGCGGACATCGCGGTCGCATCGATGAGCACCGAATGGAACTACGGCACCGGCTTGGAGGACGCGCTCATCGAGGCCTACGGCATCGAACCCGACCGTGAGCGCCTCGCCTACTACCGGGATCTCTGGAACGCGACCTGA
- a CDS encoding SDR family oxidoreductase: MSTLAGKTILMSGGSRGIGLAIALRAARDGANIAMLAKTDTPHPKLEGTVHSAAEQIRAAGGQALPIVGDVRDDDDITEAVLKTQGEFGGIDIVINNASVIDLSRSLELGAKKYDLMQDVNVRGTFMLSRAAVPILKDAENPHILSLSPPLNPTPKWLGAHTGYTLAKFGMTMVTLGLAAEFARDGIAANTLWPRTTIATAAVQNLLGGDKVMAASRTADVYADAAYAVLLKPAASYTGQTLIVEDVLEADGVTDFSGYAAIPGTPDSALFPDIFLD; the protein is encoded by the coding sequence ATGAGCACACTGGCAGGCAAGACCATCCTGATGTCGGGCGGAAGCCGCGGCATCGGCCTCGCGATCGCGCTGCGTGCGGCGCGAGACGGCGCGAACATCGCGATGCTGGCGAAGACCGACACCCCGCATCCGAAGCTCGAGGGCACCGTCCACTCGGCCGCAGAGCAGATCCGGGCCGCGGGCGGTCAGGCGTTGCCGATCGTCGGCGACGTGCGCGACGACGACGACATCACCGAGGCCGTCCTGAAGACGCAGGGCGAGTTCGGCGGCATCGACATCGTGATCAACAACGCCAGCGTGATCGACCTGTCGCGCTCGCTCGAGCTCGGCGCCAAGAAGTACGACCTCATGCAGGACGTCAACGTGCGCGGAACGTTCATGCTCTCGCGTGCCGCTGTCCCGATCCTCAAGGATGCCGAGAACCCGCACATCCTGTCGCTCTCGCCGCCCCTGAACCCGACGCCGAAGTGGCTCGGCGCGCACACCGGGTACACGCTCGCGAAGTTCGGCATGACGATGGTGACGCTCGGCCTCGCCGCGGAGTTCGCGCGCGACGGCATCGCCGCCAACACGCTCTGGCCGCGCACGACGATCGCGACCGCCGCGGTGCAGAACCTCCTCGGGGGCGACAAGGTCATGGCGGCGAGCCGCACAGCCGATGTCTACGCGGATGCCGCCTACGCGGTGCTGCTCAAGCCCGCCGCGTCGTACACCGGGCAGACGCTCATCGTCGAGGATGTGCTCGAGGCGGACGGCGTGACCGACTTCTCGGGCTACGCCGCGATCCCGGGGACGCCCGACTCGGCGCTGTTCCCGGACATCTTCCTCGACTGA
- a CDS encoding bifunctional 4-hydroxy-2-oxoglutarate aldolase/2-dehydro-3-deoxy-phosphogluconate aldolase — protein MPDRLDRARTTGILAVLRAPSPELALEASEAIIRGGVTGIEVTFSTPEAPAVIRELIARHGDAAYIGAGTVTTPKQATLAADAGAEFLVSPGTLPDLTRAMLDTGRVVMTGAMTPTEVMGALALGVDVVKIFPASLGGPSYLGALRGPFPDAPLMPTGGVSPDNLAAWFGAGAVAVGAGGDLANGASIAASDWADIEQRAARFAAALAAVRGRRARRIHIRAHPASFGIPE, from the coding sequence ATGCCCGACCGTCTCGACCGCGCCCGCACCACCGGCATCCTCGCCGTGCTCCGCGCTCCCTCCCCCGAGCTCGCACTGGAGGCGTCCGAGGCGATCATCCGCGGCGGCGTCACCGGCATCGAGGTGACGTTCTCGACGCCCGAAGCGCCGGCCGTGATCCGCGAGCTCATCGCCCGCCATGGCGATGCCGCCTACATCGGCGCCGGCACCGTGACCACGCCGAAACAGGCGACCCTCGCCGCCGACGCCGGAGCCGAGTTCCTCGTCAGCCCCGGCACGCTCCCCGACCTGACGCGCGCGATGCTCGACACCGGCCGCGTCGTGATGACCGGCGCGATGACGCCGACCGAGGTGATGGGCGCACTCGCGCTGGGTGTCGATGTCGTCAAGATCTTCCCCGCCTCTCTCGGCGGCCCCTCCTACCTCGGCGCCCTGCGCGGACCGTTCCCCGACGCCCCACTCATGCCCACCGGCGGCGTGAGCCCTGACAACCTCGCGGCCTGGTTCGGCGCCGGTGCGGTGGCGGTCGGAGCCGGTGGCGACCTGGCGAACGGCGCGTCGATCGCGGCATCCGACTGGGCGGACATCGAGCAGCGCGCGGCACGGTTCGCGGCAGCACTCGCCGCCGTGCGCGGCAGACGAGCTCGCCGAATACACATTCGGGCGCATCCAGCTTCATTTGGTATACCAGAATGA
- a CDS encoding sulfite exporter TauE/SafE family protein, which yields MIDLDPWAWAALAVAAITIGISKTAIPGGNILAIALFAAVLPARTSTAAMLLLLMVGDVFALIAYRRHAHWPTLLRLAPAVIAGLLVGFAFLALAGDGIVRRAIGVILLLMIAVTLWRRWRQDKTDATAPAPGGILLSGVYGTMGGFTTMVANAGGPVMSMYFLATRTPVQVFLGTSAWFFAIINLVKVPFLAGLGLFHVPVLLMDAVLAPLVVIGALAGIRLAKRMDQRLFDRIVIVLTVVGAVYLLF from the coding sequence ATGATCGACCTCGATCCGTGGGCATGGGCGGCGCTCGCCGTCGCCGCCATCACGATCGGCATCTCGAAGACCGCGATCCCGGGTGGCAACATCCTGGCGATCGCCCTGTTCGCCGCCGTGCTGCCCGCCCGCACCTCGACGGCGGCGATGCTGCTCCTGCTCATGGTCGGCGACGTGTTCGCGTTGATCGCGTACCGCCGTCATGCGCACTGGCCGACGCTGCTGCGCCTCGCACCCGCCGTCATCGCGGGGCTGCTGGTCGGCTTCGCGTTCCTGGCGCTCGCCGGCGACGGGATCGTCCGGCGCGCGATCGGCGTGATCCTGCTGCTCATGATCGCCGTGACGCTGTGGCGCCGGTGGCGGCAGGACAAGACGGATGCCACGGCACCCGCGCCCGGCGGCATCCTGCTCTCCGGCGTCTACGGCACGATGGGCGGCTTCACCACGATGGTCGCCAACGCGGGCGGGCCCGTGATGTCGATGTACTTCCTCGCCACGCGCACGCCCGTGCAGGTCTTCCTCGGCACCTCGGCCTGGTTCTTCGCCATCATCAACCTGGTGAAGGTGCCGTTCCTCGCCGGGCTCGGGCTGTTCCACGTCCCCGTGCTGCTGATGGACGCTGTGCTCGCGCCTCTGGTCGTGATCGGCGCCCTCGCCGGCATCCGTCTCGCGAAGCGCATGGACCAGCGCCTGTTCGACCGCATCGTGATCGTGCTCACCGTCGTGGGTGCGGTGTACCTGCTGTTCTGA
- a CDS encoding ABC transporter ATP-binding protein: MSVAAPARVQAAGWGWRYAGRKRPAVTDVSFTIESGERVLLLGASGAGKSTLLAGLAGVLGDADEGERNGSLLIDGAAPESRRGQVGLVLQDPDAGIVLSKVGDDIAFGCENLGVAASEIPGRVAEAMDAVGLDVPLHRATKALSGGQKQRLVLAGVLAMRPGLLLLDEPTANLDPEGVHEVRASVERAVATTGATLIVVEHRTPVWVDLMSRVIVLAADGGLLADGPPHQVFADHGAALADAGVWVPDRGIDLPVLQHVTTSDALSASGLAVAREPGVVVQAGLELHVPRANATVITGPNGAGKSTLALTLAGLIPEHDGEVRAAPELAGRRGVRPIRWTSRELLTRIGMVFQEPEHQFLAQTLRDELAVGPRALGWTQTRTDAVVDELLERLGLAPLALANPFSLSGGQKRRLSVATVLAGAPEVIVLDEPTFGQDRRGWISLVALLQEEIARGRSIVAVTHDDAVIRHLGGHRIELGAVS, translated from the coding sequence GTGAGTGTCGCCGCCCCGGCCCGCGTGCAGGCCGCGGGCTGGGGGTGGCGCTATGCCGGTCGTAAGCGTCCGGCGGTCACCGACGTGAGCTTCACGATCGAGTCGGGCGAGCGCGTGCTCCTCCTCGGTGCCTCGGGTGCCGGGAAGTCCACGCTGCTCGCCGGACTCGCCGGCGTGCTCGGAGATGCCGACGAAGGCGAGCGCAACGGTTCCCTGCTCATCGACGGGGCCGCTCCCGAATCGCGGCGCGGACAGGTCGGCCTGGTGCTCCAGGATCCGGACGCCGGAATCGTGCTGTCCAAAGTGGGCGACGACATCGCCTTCGGCTGCGAGAACCTCGGTGTCGCGGCATCCGAGATCCCCGGCCGGGTCGCCGAGGCGATGGATGCCGTGGGCCTCGATGTTCCGCTCCACCGCGCGACGAAGGCGCTGTCGGGCGGGCAGAAGCAGCGGCTCGTGCTGGCCGGCGTGCTGGCCATGCGCCCCGGACTCCTCCTGCTCGATGAACCCACCGCGAACCTCGACCCCGAGGGGGTGCACGAGGTGCGGGCGAGCGTCGAGCGCGCTGTCGCCACGACCGGCGCGACGCTGATCGTGGTCGAGCACCGCACCCCTGTCTGGGTCGACCTGATGTCACGGGTGATCGTGCTCGCAGCCGACGGGGGCCTGCTCGCGGACGGCCCGCCGCATCAGGTGTTCGCCGATCACGGAGCCGCGCTCGCCGACGCCGGAGTGTGGGTGCCCGACCGCGGCATCGACCTTCCCGTGCTGCAGCACGTGACGACATCCGACGCGCTCTCGGCATCCGGGCTCGCGGTCGCCAGGGAACCCGGCGTGGTGGTGCAGGCAGGGCTCGAGCTCCATGTTCCGCGCGCGAACGCGACCGTGATCACCGGACCGAACGGCGCGGGCAAGTCGACGCTCGCGCTCACCCTCGCCGGTCTCATCCCCGAGCACGACGGCGAGGTGCGCGCCGCTCCCGAACTCGCCGGGCGACGCGGGGTCCGTCCCATCCGCTGGACCTCGCGCGAGCTGCTCACCCGCATCGGCATGGTGTTCCAGGAGCCCGAGCATCAGTTCCTCGCGCAGACCCTGCGCGACGAGCTCGCCGTCGGACCACGTGCGCTCGGGTGGACGCAGACGCGGACGGATGCCGTCGTCGACGAACTCCTGGAGCGGCTCGGCCTCGCGCCTCTCGCGCTGGCCAATCCGTTCTCGCTCTCGGGCGGGCAGAAGAGGCGCCTCTCGGTGGCGACCGTGCTCGCGGGGGCGCCCGAGGTGATCGTGCTCGACGAGCCGACCTTCGGGCAGGACCGCCGCGGGTGGATCTCCCTGGTCGCCCTGCTGCAGGAGGAGATCGCGCGCGGCCGCTCGATCGTCGCGGTCACCCACGACGATGCGGTGATCCGGCACCTCGGCGGACACCGGATCGAGCTGGGAGCCGTGTCGTGA
- a CDS encoding ankyrin repeat domain-containing protein, translating to MKRRMLLAVTMAVGMALTTTACTVSADPPPSSEESSVPDATRDLLDAAGTADADAVAKALDAGADIEARDESGMTALVIATKANNVDAARVLIEAGADVNAKDDIQDSAYLYAGARGHDEILRLTLDNGADLTSTNRFGGTALIPASERGLLATVRTLLQAGVDPDHVNDLNWTALHEAIVLGDGSRAYVDVVRALIDGGADVTIPDGDGILPRELAASRGYDAIVAELDR from the coding sequence ATGAAGAGACGGATGCTGCTCGCGGTGACCATGGCGGTCGGCATGGCACTGACCACCACGGCATGCACCGTCTCTGCTGATCCGCCGCCGTCTTCCGAGGAGTCCTCCGTGCCCGATGCCACCCGTGACCTGCTCGATGCCGCCGGCACCGCCGACGCCGACGCCGTCGCGAAGGCGCTCGATGCCGGCGCCGACATCGAGGCGCGGGACGAGAGCGGGATGACGGCGCTCGTGATCGCCACGAAGGCGAACAACGTCGACGCCGCGCGGGTTCTCATCGAGGCCGGCGCCGACGTGAACGCGAAGGACGACATCCAGGACTCCGCCTATCTCTACGCGGGAGCTCGCGGTCACGACGAGATCCTCCGCCTCACCCTCGACAACGGCGCCGACCTCACGAGCACGAACCGCTTCGGCGGCACGGCACTGATTCCGGCATCCGAGCGCGGTCTGCTCGCCACCGTCCGGACGCTGCTGCAGGCGGGCGTCGACCCGGACCACGTGAACGACCTGAACTGGACGGCCCTGCACGAGGCGATCGTGCTCGGCGACGGGTCGCGCGCGTACGTCGACGTGGTGCGTGCGCTGATCGACGGCGGCGCGGACGTGACGATCCCGGACGGCGACGGCATCCTCCCCCGCGAGCTCGCCGCGAGCCGGGGCTACGACGCGATCGTCGCCGAGCTCGACCGATGA
- a CDS encoding SDR family NAD(P)-dependent oxidoreductase, translating into MQVSGQGALITGGASGLGLATARRLTSAGAHVTIVDLASSKGAEIAEELGGLFVPADVTSADEVRDAVAAAQAAAPLRVVVNCAGIAPPAKVLDRDVNPAVLADFERVVRINLVGTFNVTSQAAAVIAKNEPTESGDRGVIVNTASVAAFDGQIGQPAYSASKGGVHAMTLPVARELARYGIRVCTIAPGIMETPMLMGLPQAAQDSLGQQVPFPSRLGRPDEYAALVEHIVDNGYLNGETIRLDGAIRMAPK; encoded by the coding sequence ATGCAGGTCAGCGGACAGGGTGCTCTCATCACCGGAGGAGCGTCCGGGCTCGGACTCGCCACAGCACGACGGCTCACGTCGGCGGGGGCGCACGTCACCATCGTCGACCTCGCCTCGTCGAAGGGTGCGGAGATCGCCGAGGAACTCGGCGGGCTCTTCGTGCCGGCGGATGTCACCAGCGCCGACGAGGTCCGGGATGCCGTCGCCGCAGCCCAGGCCGCCGCACCGTTGCGCGTCGTGGTGAACTGCGCGGGGATCGCCCCGCCTGCCAAGGTGCTCGACCGCGATGTGAACCCGGCCGTCCTCGCCGACTTCGAGCGCGTGGTCCGCATCAACCTCGTCGGCACGTTCAACGTCACTTCGCAGGCCGCTGCCGTCATCGCGAAGAACGAGCCCACCGAGAGCGGTGATCGCGGCGTCATCGTGAACACCGCGAGCGTCGCGGCCTTCGACGGCCAGATCGGCCAGCCCGCCTACTCCGCGTCCAAGGGCGGCGTACACGCCATGACGCTGCCGGTCGCCCGCGAGCTCGCCCGCTACGGCATCCGCGTGTGCACGATCGCCCCCGGCATCATGGAGACGCCGATGCTGATGGGGCTGCCGCAGGCGGCGCAGGATTCGCTCGGTCAGCAGGTGCCGTTCCCGTCGCGCCTCGGACGTCCCGACGAGTACGCCGCACTGGTGGAGCACATCGTCGACAACGGCTACCTCAACGGCGAGACCATCCGTCTCGACGGCGCCATCCGCATGGCGCCGAAGTAG
- a CDS encoding NAD(P)H-dependent oxidoreductase, whose translation MPALVIDGHPDARSLTAALAQRYAEGHGDARVLALRDLDFDPHLRFGYRERMTLEPDLADAKRALSEAHTVVVTTPLWWGSVPAVLKGFFDRALLPQQEYRYTKLGLPQGLLPARRGRLLLLADTPWYAAPVTGIPAQTHVARNTMRLCGIRSVRTHRMLGVKDANEAKVTRWLERAELLGARDARRSAH comes from the coding sequence ATGCCTGCTCTCGTGATCGACGGCCACCCTGACGCCCGCTCCCTGACCGCCGCGCTCGCGCAGCGCTACGCCGAAGGACACGGCGATGCCCGCGTGCTCGCTCTTCGCGACCTCGACTTCGATCCGCATCTGCGCTTCGGGTACCGCGAGCGGATGACGCTCGAGCCCGACCTCGCCGACGCCAAGCGGGCGCTGAGCGAGGCGCACACCGTCGTTGTGACCACGCCCCTGTGGTGGGGTTCGGTGCCCGCCGTTCTGAAGGGATTCTTCGATCGGGCCCTGCTCCCGCAGCAGGAGTACCGCTACACGAAGCTCGGACTCCCGCAAGGGCTGCTTCCCGCACGTCGCGGCCGCCTGCTCCTGCTCGCGGACACCCCGTGGTACGCCGCGCCTGTGACGGGCATCCCCGCGCAGACGCATGTCGCACGCAACACGATGCGCCTGTGCGGCATCCGCTCTGTACGCACGCACCGGATGCTGGGCGTCAAGGATGCGAACGAGGCCAAGGTCACCCGCTGGCTCGAACGCGCCGAGCTCCTGGGCGCGCGCGACGCCCGCCGCTCAGCGCACTGA
- a CDS encoding ECF transporter S component yields MSTSTSTSASTKTQGQTPAAGLYRWRVVDIVVAAVLGVAIGLVFWGWNTIGYAWFGAADALTPGLGGIAVGIWLLGGVVGGLVIRKPGAALVVELVAAIVSMLIGNVWGISTVLSGLVQGLGAEIIFALFFYRRFGIVVAALAGMGAAAAAWVFELFYGSSPNILKSFEFNTIYLVSVVVSGAILAGVLGWLLVRALAVTGALSRFAVGREHVREV; encoded by the coding sequence ATGAGTACGTCCACGTCCACATCCGCGTCCACGAAGACGCAGGGTCAGACACCCGCCGCAGGCCTCTACCGCTGGCGCGTCGTCGACATCGTCGTGGCCGCCGTCCTCGGCGTCGCGATCGGCCTGGTCTTCTGGGGCTGGAACACGATCGGCTACGCCTGGTTCGGTGCGGCTGACGCCCTGACACCGGGCCTCGGCGGCATCGCCGTCGGCATCTGGCTGCTCGGCGGAGTCGTCGGCGGACTCGTGATCCGCAAGCCCGGTGCCGCCCTGGTCGTCGAGCTCGTCGCCGCGATCGTCTCGATGCTGATCGGCAATGTCTGGGGCATCTCCACCGTCCTCTCCGGACTCGTCCAGGGGCTCGGCGCGGAGATCATCTTCGCCCTGTTCTTCTACCGTCGCTTCGGTATCGTCGTCGCCGCGCTCGCCGGCATGGGTGCGGCCGCCGCCGCATGGGTGTTCGAGCTCTTCTACGGCAGCTCGCCGAACATCCTGAAGTCGTTCGAGTTCAACACGATCTACCTGGTCAGCGTCGTCGTATCGGGAGCGATCCTCGCGGGTGTGCTCGGCTGGCTCCTCGTGCGCGCTCTGGCGGTGACCGGTGCCTTGAGCCGCTTCGCCGTCGGGCGAGAGCACGTGCGCGAGGTCTGA
- a CDS encoding energy-coupling factor transporter transmembrane component T family protein, with the protein MTTTETARTAWLDGVNPVTKLLLAVLLSVPLFASIDVTSALVAIGLQLLCLPLTGLRLATVLKRLLPIMIFAPIAGISMLLYAEPAGRVYWTFGFATISEGSIVLAIAVSLRVIALGLPTILLFGGTDPTELADALSQVAKLPSRFVLGILAGTRMLGLFLDDWRTMGLARRARGVGDSGALRRFFSMAFVLLVFAVRRGSKLALAMEARGFGSGIPRTWSRPSRLHPRDAIAVLGGLAIMALALAAAVILGTFRFVWS; encoded by the coding sequence GTGACCACGACCGAGACTGCCAGGACGGCGTGGCTCGACGGCGTCAACCCGGTGACCAAGCTGCTGCTCGCTGTGCTGCTCTCCGTGCCGCTGTTCGCGTCGATCGACGTGACGAGCGCGCTGGTCGCGATCGGCCTGCAGCTCCTGTGCCTTCCGCTGACCGGGCTGCGTCTCGCGACCGTGCTGAAGCGGCTGCTGCCGATCATGATCTTCGCTCCGATCGCCGGCATCAGCATGCTGCTCTACGCCGAGCCGGCCGGTCGCGTTTACTGGACCTTCGGCTTCGCGACCATCAGCGAGGGCTCGATCGTCCTCGCGATCGCGGTCAGTCTGCGCGTGATCGCCCTCGGGCTCCCGACGATCCTGCTGTTCGGCGGGACGGATCCGACGGAGCTCGCTGATGCGCTCTCGCAGGTCGCGAAGCTGCCGAGCCGTTTCGTGCTCGGCATCCTCGCCGGCACGCGGATGCTCGGACTCTTCCTCGACGACTGGCGGACCATGGGTCTCGCCCGCAGGGCGCGCGGCGTCGGCGACAGCGGCGCCCTGCGACGGTTCTTCTCGATGGCCTTCGTGCTGCTCGTGTTCGCCGTGCGTCGCGGCTCGAAGCTCGCGCTGGCGATGGAGGCTCGGGGCTTCGGCTCCGGCATCCCCCGCACCTGGTCACGGCCGTCCCGCCTCCATCCGCGGGATGCGATCGCCGTGCTCGGCGGCCTCGCGATCATGGCGCTCGCGCTCGCCGCCGCCGTGATCCTCGGCACCTTCCGCTTCGTCTGGAGCTGA
- a CDS encoding ribosomal protein L7/L12, with product MDIIIWIIGLVAALVVIVVIVSAALRGMRPKLPEPQVFTPSPTTARSLPASSAATTASGLTPQVVAEIDRLIAAGQKIHAIKMFRDATGVGLKEAKDRVEHWSISTTAPHLAARSNAAAAYTSITPTSHTPSSVRASLPASAVSEIDRLVAGDQRINAIKVLREHTGLGLKESKLLIDAWIPGRTH from the coding sequence ATGGACATCATCATCTGGATCATCGGGCTCGTCGCCGCCCTCGTCGTGATCGTGGTGATCGTCTCCGCCGCGCTCCGGGGCATGCGCCCGAAGCTCCCCGAGCCGCAGGTGTTCACGCCCTCGCCGACGACCGCCCGCTCGCTGCCGGCCTCGTCCGCGGCCACGACCGCCTCGGGCCTCACGCCGCAGGTGGTCGCCGAGATCGACCGGCTCATCGCGGCCGGTCAGAAGATCCACGCCATCAAGATGTTCCGCGACGCCACCGGCGTCGGCCTGAAAGAGGCGAAGGACCGTGTCGAGCACTGGTCCATCAGCACGACGGCCCCGCACCTCGCCGCCCGTTCGAATGCGGCGGCGGCGTACACCTCGATCACCCCGACCTCGCACACACCCTCCTCGGTCCGCGCGTCGCTGCCGGCATCCGCCGTCTCCGAGATCGACCGGCTGGTCGCCGGCGATCAGCGGATCAACGCGATCAAGGTGCTCCGCGAGCACACCGGCCTGGGCCTCAAGGAGTCCAAGCTCCTGATCGACGCCTGGATCCCCGGCCGCACCCACTGA